The proteins below are encoded in one region of Candidatus Effluviviaceae Genus I sp.:
- a CDS encoding PD40 domain-containing protein → MLASSAAAAVALAAAVWIAAAAEWQVTIASANSAHPSWCGDHIVFHSDRVTPGNYQIWMVSDQGEVTPLCVTNDPTKSLREPSWNCAAQFVAVCGGTGERDRIYLAYEWGPPYILVEPTQSAADNESPSYLGGTIAFHSDRAGQRDIYLMSEGGEQNWLTRLTTSAADDVDPAISPDGSRIAFASDRAGDLDIWLTGEEGEGVTLQRLTASGARDVEPAWSPGGTHIALARLGVGIVVVNVATRAEHQVTAGGTDRSPAWSPEGDLIAFTRPGAYDQIWCSDNVPSGTAVAWATWGSIKGLYR, encoded by the coding sequence ATGCTCGCGTCGTCAGCGGCGGCAGCGGTCGCGCTGGCGGCGGCCGTGTGGATTGCGGCGGCCGCCGAATGGCAGGTGACGATCGCGAGCGCGAACAGCGCCCACCCGTCGTGGTGCGGGGACCACATCGTGTTCCACTCAGACCGCGTCACGCCCGGCAACTACCAGATCTGGATGGTGAGCGACCAGGGCGAGGTGACGCCGCTGTGCGTGACGAACGATCCGACGAAGTCGCTACGCGAGCCCAGCTGGAACTGCGCAGCCCAGTTCGTCGCCGTATGCGGGGGGACGGGGGAGAGGGACCGGATCTACCTCGCATACGAGTGGGGTCCGCCGTACATCCTCGTTGAGCCCACGCAGTCCGCTGCCGACAACGAGTCGCCGAGCTACCTGGGCGGCACAATCGCGTTCCACTCCGACCGGGCGGGCCAGCGGGACATCTACCTCATGTCCGAGGGCGGAGAGCAGAACTGGCTCACCCGGCTCACGACGAGCGCGGCGGACGATGTCGATCCGGCCATCTCGCCGGACGGCTCCCGGATCGCGTTCGCGAGCGACCGTGCGGGGGACCTCGACATCTGGCTCACGGGCGAAGAAGGGGAAGGGGTCACGCTTCAGCGCCTCACGGCGAGCGGAGCGCGGGACGTCGAGCCCGCCTGGTCGCCGGGGGGCACGCACATAGCGCTCGCGAGGCTCGGGGTCGGGATCGTCGTCGTGAACGTAGCCACGCGAGCCGAGCATCAGGTCACCGCGGGCGGCACGGACCGGTCTCCGGCGTGGTCGCCCGAGGGCGACCTCATCGCGTTCACGCGTCCGGGAGCGTACGATCAGATCTGGTGCAGTGACAACGTGCCGTCCGGTACCGCGGTGGCGTGGGCGACCTGGGGGAGCATCAAGGGGCTGTACAGGTGA